A section of the Megasphaera vaginalis (ex Bordigoni et al. 2020) genome encodes:
- a CDS encoding sugar O-acetyltransferase has translation MTERERMEAGKLYVPQGEELRRLYDRAKKLTGVINNPLEHDEERRKANFRELFGAIGERFWIAPPFYCDYGYTIHIGDGFAANYGCVIIDVAAVTIGNNVLLGPQVGIYTAGHPLAAAVRRRGLEFGRPVVIGDDVWIGGHSTVNPGVTIGSNVVIGSGSVVTRDIPDQVVAAGNPCRVLRPLTAADEAYWQQLADRYGADG, from the coding sequence ATGACGGAACGGGAACGGATGGAAGCGGGAAAATTGTATGTTCCGCAAGGCGAAGAACTGCGTCGGCTTTACGACAGAGCCAAAAAGCTGACGGGAGTGATCAATAATCCCCTGGAACACGATGAAGAGCGGCGTAAGGCGAATTTTCGGGAACTCTTCGGAGCTATTGGCGAGCGTTTTTGGATCGCGCCGCCTTTTTATTGCGATTACGGGTATACGATTCATATCGGCGACGGTTTTGCTGCCAATTACGGCTGCGTCATCATTGATGTCGCTGCAGTGACTATCGGGAACAATGTCCTGCTGGGACCGCAGGTCGGGATTTATACGGCAGGGCATCCGCTCGCGGCTGCCGTACGGCGACGCGGTCTGGAGTTCGGCAGGCCGGTCGTCATTGGCGATGATGTTTGGATCGGCGGTCACAGCACGGTCAATCCGGGCGTTACGATCGGCAGCAATGTTGTCATCGGATCGGGCTCGGTCGTTACCAGGGACATCCCCGATCAGGTTGTCGCTGCCGGCAATCCCTGCCGTGTTCTGCGCCCGTTGACGGCGGCGGACGAGGCGTATTGGCAGCAACTGGCTGACCGGTACGGAGCGGACGGATAA
- a CDS encoding DMT family transporter, translated as MKNHDLRGYLCAGGGAVIWGLSGVVGQYLLVHYDVTAYWITSVRMAGAGVVLLALTGRQLLSLRSAVTEEHRLLLHLIGYGIFGLMLSQLAFYSCIQFSNAGTATILQTLSVVMMAVIVCFTAGRRPYGRESLSILLALVGVFLISTHGDWRQVVLSPLALTWGLLAAVGCVCYSFLAISLVRRWGSIVVNALGMLIGGLALAAVIQPWRSLPSFDGAAWGLFAAIILIGTVLTYILFLRGVGDIGPIKATLLGTLEPLSSALCSAIFLGTVFQPAELIGFVCIILTVFLVMAQKRVTG; from the coding sequence GTGAAAAATCATGATCTGCGCGGGTACTTGTGTGCCGGCGGCGGCGCCGTCATTTGGGGCCTTTCCGGCGTCGTAGGACAGTATCTGTTGGTCCATTACGATGTTACGGCATATTGGATCACGAGTGTGCGCATGGCCGGTGCCGGTGTTGTGCTCCTGGCCCTGACCGGCCGGCAGCTGCTGTCGCTGCGAAGTGCGGTGACTGAAGAACACCGCTTGCTGTTGCATTTGATCGGCTACGGAATTTTTGGGTTAATGCTCAGTCAGTTGGCTTTTTATTCGTGCATCCAATTTTCCAATGCCGGCACGGCAACGATCCTGCAAACGTTAAGCGTCGTCATGATGGCCGTCATCGTTTGCTTTACTGCCGGACGCCGTCCTTACGGCAGAGAGTCCCTTTCCATCCTGTTAGCTCTCGTCGGAGTCTTTCTGATATCGACACACGGGGACTGGCGGCAAGTCGTCTTATCGCCGTTGGCCCTGACGTGGGGACTGCTGGCCGCTGTCGGCTGTGTCTGTTATTCTTTTCTGGCTATTTCCCTGGTCAGGCGCTGGGGCAGCATCGTTGTTAACGCATTGGGAATGCTTATTGGCGGTCTGGCCTTGGCCGCCGTCATTCAGCCGTGGCGCTCATTGCCGTCTTTTGACGGGGCGGCATGGGGGCTTTTTGCCGCTATCATCCTGATCGGCACGGTACTGACGTATATTCTTTTTTTGCGTGGCGTCGGTGATATCGGTCCCATCAAGGCGACGCTTTTGGGGACACTTGAACCCCTTTCGTCAGCCCTCTGTTCGGCGATTTTTCTGGGGACCGTCTTTCAGCCTGCCGAACTGATCGGGTTTGTCTGTATTATACTGACTGTGTTTTTAGTTATGGCACAGAAGCGTGTCACCGGATAG
- the pyrE gene encoding orotate phosphoribosyltransferase: MMTEAEVKALLVETKAVLEGHFLLTSGLHSPLYVEKFNVLQHPEYTERLCRDLAERFRDQDVQTVMGPMTGGILLAHEVGKALGTRAIFTEREKGVMTLRRGFRIAPGERVLVVEDIVTTGGSVQEVVNVVKAAGGIVVGVGLLVDRSGGKAEFGVPKEHVQALLHLTVPTYEPSACPLCKEGVPMTERGSHHIK; the protein is encoded by the coding sequence ATGATGACAGAAGCGGAAGTCAAGGCATTATTGGTGGAAACGAAGGCGGTCCTGGAAGGGCATTTTCTCTTGACCTCGGGGTTGCACAGCCCGCTTTATGTAGAAAAATTTAATGTTTTGCAGCACCCGGAATATACGGAACGACTCTGCAGAGACTTGGCGGAACGATTTCGCGATCAAGACGTACAGACTGTTATGGGGCCGATGACCGGCGGTATTCTTTTGGCTCACGAAGTGGGCAAAGCGTTGGGGACGAGGGCCATTTTTACGGAACGGGAAAAGGGCGTCATGACGTTGCGCCGCGGTTTTCGCATCGCGCCGGGCGAGCGGGTACTGGTCGTTGAAGATATTGTGACAACGGGCGGATCCGTTCAGGAAGTAGTCAACGTCGTCAAGGCTGCCGGCGGTATTGTTGTCGGTGTCGGGTTGCTCGTTGACCGCAGCGGCGGCAAGGCTGAATTCGGCGTACCGAAAGAACATGTACAGGCCTTGCTTCATTTGACCGTACCGACGTATGAGCCTTCTGCCTGTCCTCTTTGCAAGGAAGGTGTTCCGATGACGGAACGGGGCAGTCATCACATTAAATAA
- the pyrF gene encoding orotidine-5'-phosphate decarboxylase: protein MADERIIAALDVHSLDDMQRLVDRLGDSISFYKVGMELFYSAGPETIRYLKGKGKRVFLDLKLHDIPNTVGQSVRALTRLGADLMTLHAGGGRAMLAAAAEAVRSEGAARGGAVPKLLAVTVLTSIDEKSWQETGAKYGIADSVKRLAALAHECGIDGVVSSPHEASAIRQAEGGGFLIVTPGIRPAFAQSNDQKRIASPQQALRDGADYLVIGRPITQADDPKAAAEKILAEIQEA, encoded by the coding sequence GTGGCAGATGAAAGGATAATTGCGGCGTTGGATGTTCACTCGCTCGACGATATGCAAAGGTTGGTCGACAGGTTGGGCGACAGTATATCCTTTTATAAGGTCGGCATGGAGCTTTTTTACAGTGCCGGCCCCGAAACGATTCGTTATTTGAAAGGAAAGGGCAAACGCGTCTTTCTCGATCTGAAACTTCATGACATTCCCAATACGGTTGGGCAGAGCGTGCGGGCTTTGACTCGTCTCGGTGCCGATTTGATGACGCTTCATGCCGGCGGCGGCAGAGCCATGCTTGCGGCTGCCGCCGAAGCCGTTCGGTCGGAAGGGGCGGCCCGGGGCGGCGCCGTGCCGAAGCTATTGGCTGTGACCGTGCTGACCAGCATCGATGAAAAGTCCTGGCAGGAGACGGGCGCGAAATACGGAATTGCCGATTCCGTAAAGCGGTTGGCCGCGTTAGCGCATGAGTGCGGCATTGACGGTGTCGTTTCCTCACCGCATGAAGCATCGGCTATACGGCAGGCTGAGGGCGGCGGATTTCTTATCGTTACACCCGGTATCAGGCCGGCTTTTGCGCAGAGCAATGATCAGAAGCGAATTGCTTCGCCACAGCAGGCCTTGCGGGATGGCGCCGACTATCTGGTTATTGGCAGACCGATCACACAGGCTGACGATCCGAAGGCGGCGGCAGAAAAAATCTTAGCGGAAATTCAGGAGGCATAA
- a CDS encoding DNA-3-methyladenine glycosylase I: MRRCSWSEINEKMRTYHDEEWGVPVFDDTKQFEFLTLEVMQCGLSWNTVLQKREIIRAAFEDFAIDTIAAYDECDINRILAINGMIRSPRKIKAVIANAGAVRQVQQAFGTFSEYLWHFTQGNVVTYKEHEEGRIPPKNKLSERIAKDLKRRGFTYVGPVTIYSHLQACGIINDHSKECFRRAILTKNRKPVRVNDE; this comes from the coding sequence ATGAGACGATGCTCGTGGAGCGAAATAAACGAAAAAATGCGTACCTATCATGATGAGGAATGGGGCGTACCCGTTTTTGACGATACGAAGCAGTTCGAGTTTCTTACGCTTGAAGTCATGCAGTGCGGTTTGAGTTGGAATACGGTTTTGCAAAAGAGAGAAATCATTCGGGCTGCTTTTGAGGACTTCGCGATTGACACCATTGCTGCTTACGATGAATGCGACATAAACCGCATCTTGGCGATCAATGGCATGATTCGTTCGCCGCGGAAAATTAAGGCCGTTATTGCCAATGCCGGTGCAGTACGGCAAGTGCAGCAAGCATTCGGCACGTTCAGCGAGTACCTTTGGCATTTTACGCAAGGAAATGTCGTAACCTACAAGGAACATGAAGAAGGCAGGATCCCGCCTAAAAATAAGCTCTCCGAACGAATTGCCAAGGATCTCAAAAGGCGGGGCTTTACTTATGTAGGGCCGGTGACCATATACTCGCATCTTCAGGCCTGCGGTATTATTAACGATCATAGCAAAGAATGCTTCCGCCGCGCCATTTTGACGAAAAACAGAAAACCGGTCAGGGTAAATGATGAGTAA
- a CDS encoding ATP-binding protein has translation MNFSDTLQSIELVLAAREVPLLVGETGIGKTTLARELARKNDWTLVTIDGNLLKEGEIGGLPTVETYRKKGADGTVSAEKATVYAVHHTLRLIDKEREAGNTVLLFIDEINRCEHAVQQELMNLILNREINGYVLHDDVKIVAAMNPAQTYDYQTVEMDAAQENRFVWLYMEPDYLQWLNWASQAGIADKVMEFISTYPEYLCRKNEDDINATPRSYERISGLYRLYTEHRGTISKAVFYNVIQGNVGKVIAEEFVHFIENDSTPLISYDDVFTPSLFSRELAERIEKESHTRLYLTAKNILRRLENVLAVHQEDRTEKLDRLVAFLQAYPVDLMIGVMKDMRSNAPAVYAAALDHDAFINAYFAAYKKIR, from the coding sequence ATGAATTTTTCAGATACGTTGCAAAGCATAGAACTGGTGCTAGCCGCCCGTGAAGTACCGCTCTTAGTCGGCGAAACCGGTATCGGCAAAACGACACTGGCACGGGAGTTGGCCCGGAAAAACGACTGGACGCTGGTCACGATCGACGGCAATCTTCTTAAAGAAGGAGAAATCGGCGGCTTGCCGACAGTGGAAACCTATAGGAAAAAAGGAGCGGACGGCACCGTATCGGCGGAAAAAGCGACGGTTTACGCCGTTCATCACACGTTGCGTCTAATCGACAAAGAACGGGAAGCCGGCAACACGGTACTCCTGTTCATTGACGAGATCAACCGCTGTGAGCATGCCGTACAGCAAGAACTGATGAATCTCATCTTAAATCGCGAAATCAACGGCTATGTCCTTCATGATGATGTCAAAATCGTCGCCGCCATGAATCCTGCCCAAACGTACGATTACCAAACGGTGGAAATGGATGCGGCACAGGAAAACCGCTTTGTCTGGCTTTACATGGAACCCGATTATCTCCAATGGCTGAATTGGGCTTCGCAAGCCGGCATTGCCGATAAGGTCATGGAATTTATTTCCACCTATCCGGAATACCTGTGCCGCAAAAACGAAGATGACATTAACGCTACGCCGCGCAGCTATGAGCGGATTTCCGGCTTATACCGCCTCTATACGGAACATAGAGGCACCATTTCCAAGGCCGTCTTTTATAACGTTATTCAGGGGAATGTCGGCAAGGTGATCGCTGAAGAATTCGTCCATTTTATCGAAAATGACAGCACGCCGCTGATCTCATATGACGATGTCTTCACGCCGTCCTTATTCAGCCGGGAATTAGCCGAACGCATCGAAAAAGAAAGTCATACCCGCCTCTACTTGACGGCAAAAAACATCTTGCGCCGCCTGGAAAACGTACTTGCCGTTCATCAGGAAGATCGTACTGAAAAGCTCGACCGACTTGTCGCTTTTCTGCAAGCCTATCCTGTCGACCTGATGATCGGCGTCATGAAAGATATGCGCAGCAACGCGCCTGCCGTATATGCTGCCGCACTGGATCACGACGCCTTTATCAATGCCTATTTTGCGGCGTATAAAAAAATTCGGTAA
- a CDS encoding VWA-like domain-containing protein — translation MNTNLLSDILLLYQDVAVLVDEYKATEHKKDMPLPPLTLPPDMSERFDAILAKINLRLMDDSDNFYGYFLFQMGKSFRFDIASPSAVTFKNGKYVMHFNPYIFLALTIEQMESDIKHEIIHILSLHLMRAKEMRTKYSKLAVNLAMDIAANMYLDNVPPDSATLAWVNMAYTSDAPMAPYETYELYAERIQEELNKFKLTEDACDPGSSRNDMIQEKYDPEDTHDIWDESDDADEDIIKAFTQTYIENARKGELPNYLESMLATLKEDHQGLPWDWYLKKLVGSVTAGKKKTTTRRNRRQPERLDLPGQLKGHKAKIFIALDISGSISDGEFKQAMEEVLQIVRSCNHEITIVECDDHIRRVYAVNTIHDLKERLKIRGSTAFSPVFEYANSQHIDLLVYFTDGVGEATLKTKPRGYKPLWILSGHSDALSIATPYGMVKRLKPIDDEDLYNFDDVQKGGFDMNNQERISVAMDRRL, via the coding sequence ATGAATACGAATCTGCTCAGTGACATTCTCCTGTTGTATCAAGACGTAGCCGTCCTTGTCGACGAATATAAAGCAACAGAACATAAAAAGGATATGCCCTTGCCGCCATTAACGCTGCCCCCGGACATGAGCGAGCGATTTGACGCAATCCTCGCCAAAATCAACTTACGTCTCATGGACGACAGCGATAATTTTTACGGCTATTTTCTCTTCCAAATGGGAAAAAGCTTTCGCTTTGATATTGCGTCTCCTTCCGCCGTCACCTTCAAAAACGGAAAATATGTCATGCATTTTAATCCGTATATTTTCCTGGCACTGACAATCGAACAGATGGAAAGCGACATAAAACATGAAATTATTCATATTCTGTCACTCCATCTCATGCGGGCGAAAGAAATGCGCACCAAATACAGCAAGCTGGCCGTCAATCTGGCTATGGATATTGCCGCCAACATGTATCTGGACAACGTGCCGCCTGATTCGGCAACCTTAGCCTGGGTCAATATGGCCTACACGAGCGACGCCCCGATGGCGCCATACGAAACGTATGAATTGTACGCCGAACGTATCCAAGAAGAACTAAATAAGTTTAAATTGACGGAAGATGCCTGCGATCCCGGCAGCAGCCGAAACGACATGATTCAAGAAAAATATGATCCCGAAGACACGCACGATATCTGGGATGAATCAGATGACGCGGACGAAGACATAATCAAAGCATTTACGCAAACATACATCGAAAATGCCCGCAAGGGGGAACTCCCTAACTATTTGGAAAGCATGCTCGCAACACTGAAAGAGGATCATCAAGGCCTTCCCTGGGACTGGTACTTGAAGAAGCTCGTCGGCTCCGTCACAGCCGGTAAAAAAAAGACGACGACTCGACGCAACCGGCGTCAGCCGGAACGACTTGATCTGCCAGGCCAGCTCAAAGGCCATAAGGCGAAAATCTTTATCGCCCTCGATATTAGCGGCAGCATCAGCGACGGTGAATTCAAACAGGCAATGGAAGAAGTATTGCAAATCGTCCGTTCCTGCAATCATGAAATCACGATTGTCGAATGTGACGATCATATCCGGCGTGTTTATGCGGTGAACACGATCCATGACCTGAAGGAGCGCCTGAAAATCAGAGGCAGTACCGCTTTCTCCCCCGTCTTCGAATACGCCAACAGTCAACATATTGATCTTCTGGTCTACTTTACGGACGGTGTCGGCGAAGCGACACTGAAAACGAAGCCAAGAGGCTATAAACCGCTTTGGATCCTTTCCGGACACAGCGACGCCCTATCCATCGCAACGCCCTACGGCATGGTAAAACGGCTCAAACCGATTGACGACGAAGACCTTTATAACTTTGACGATGTTCAAAAAGGCGGCTTCGATATGAACAATCAAGAACGGATCAGCGTCGCCATGGACAGACGGTTATAA
- a CDS encoding helix-turn-helix domain-containing protein, which translates to MEKNLFIDDDPTREIGKVLKKIRFERELTLDNVSALTGVSKAMLGQIERGVSIPTVSVLWKISKGLQISLSTLLNDQVQDYKAVEIMKDLKPVYDENKQMILYTVFPFNPVNGFEYFYIILQPGAKHPSEPHRSASEEYIIVTEGTLTLQLEQQVFTLAAPAKINFHANISHCYENRTDKNVVFQNIMKY; encoded by the coding sequence ATGGAAAAAAATCTTTTTATCGATGATGATCCTACCAGAGAAATAGGGAAGGTACTGAAGAAAATTCGCTTTGAGCGAGAGCTTACGCTGGACAATGTATCGGCTTTGACAGGAGTCAGCAAGGCCATGTTGGGTCAGATTGAGCGGGGCGTTTCCATTCCGACGGTTTCCGTTTTATGGAAAATTTCGAAAGGACTACAAATCTCTTTGTCTACCTTATTGAACGATCAAGTGCAAGATTATAAAGCCGTCGAGATCATGAAGGATTTAAAACCGGTTTATGATGAAAATAAACAGATGATTCTCTATACTGTTTTTCCCTTTAATCCGGTCAATGGCTTTGAGTATTTTTATATTATTTTGCAGCCGGGGGCAAAGCATCCGTCAGAGCCGCATCGCAGCGCTTCAGAAGAATACATCATCGTGACGGAAGGAACGTTAACATTGCAGTTGGAACAGCAAGTATTCACTTTAGCAGCGCCGGCAAAAATTAATTTTCACGCGAATATCTCTCATTGTTATGAAAATAGGACAGATAAAAACGTTGTATTTCAGAATATAATGAAATATTAA
- a CDS encoding DUF5058 family protein, translating to MEETAILNSPGLWAISSLMIIVLLISAIVYLKVSFAEAEKIGLEKRRCIAGLRSAMITAIGPSLSPVIIAFALIAVVGAPTTWMRLNDVGAARTEIAAISLAAGVVGLDPQSAGFGIKGFAYALWGMALNNFGWILVTLILTPGMSKYVTKLNKKYDPVWVKLALSGATVGLFAYLTSRQLVSLKPGLWCATAISAISMLIISKIFAKHARLQELALGLSMLIGMLVTTAVFG from the coding sequence ATGGAAGAAACGGCAATCCTGAATAGTCCTGGATTATGGGCAATTTCGAGTTTGATGATTATCGTTTTACTCATATCCGCTATAGTATATTTGAAGGTATCGTTTGCAGAGGCTGAAAAAATAGGATTAGAGAAAAGACGCTGTATAGCTGGTTTGAGATCGGCTATGATTACTGCCATTGGGCCGTCTCTATCTCCTGTTATTATCGCTTTTGCTTTAATTGCGGTGGTGGGAGCGCCAACCACATGGATGAGATTAAATGATGTTGGCGCAGCGAGGACCGAGATTGCTGCAATTTCTTTGGCTGCCGGGGTAGTGGGACTTGACCCACAGTCGGCTGGGTTCGGCATAAAAGGCTTTGCTTATGCGTTATGGGGAATGGCATTAAATAATTTTGGCTGGATTTTAGTTACACTTATTTTGACTCCAGGTATGAGTAAATATGTTACAAAGTTAAATAAGAAATACGATCCTGTTTGGGTGAAACTAGCTTTATCAGGTGCAACGGTGGGGCTTTTTGCCTATTTGACGTCTCGACAACTAGTTTCTCTAAAGCCGGGATTATGGTGTGCAACTGCAATATCCGCAATTTCTATGTTAATTATTTCGAAAATTTTCGCAAAGCATGCGAGACTGCAAGAGTTAGCGCTGGGATTATCGATGTTGATAGGAATGTTAGTTACGACGGCTGTTTTTGGATAG
- a CDS encoding M20/M25/M40 family metallo-hydrolase, producing the protein MEKEVLNRIEQYVDSHQDEMIEKYQELINLKDFWRDADAVSAVAVWLKKEFEDEGFLCELVDVAPEYGKLLMGTLGENRDKEAILFSGHMDTALASDLYPEEPFTVKDGNAYGPGVLDMKGGILISLYVVKALNSIGYNERPLKILFAPDEEGLHHFTNVADLIKENSKHCLFALNMETGLMDNGLAVGRKGRLGIDVFVKGRSAHAGAAFLDGISSIEEMAHKVLAFQSLTDIEKGTTVNTGVIKGGTIPNAVPAECMCQLDIRFKTVKELNRVKEAVRQICEKNYVGGTSCTYTELNLFTPLETDHKIMALYDFMADVARKYNYPDTTPVQVGGCSDATFIQQAGTPVLCSCGVRGNWNHTLREFAVVSSLYDRVKWFTAAIVDAGALNF; encoded by the coding sequence ATGGAAAAAGAAGTGTTAAACAGAATTGAGCAGTATGTTGATTCGCATCAAGATGAAATGATTGAAAAGTACCAGGAATTGATTAATCTTAAGGATTTTTGGCGAGATGCCGATGCTGTGAGTGCAGTGGCAGTCTGGTTGAAAAAAGAATTTGAAGATGAAGGGTTTCTTTGTGAACTTGTCGATGTTGCTCCGGAATACGGGAAATTACTGATGGGAACATTAGGCGAAAATCGGGATAAAGAAGCTATTTTATTTAGCGGACATATGGATACCGCATTGGCTTCTGATTTATACCCGGAGGAACCGTTTACGGTTAAGGATGGGAATGCATATGGACCGGGAGTATTAGATATGAAAGGCGGTATTTTAATTTCATTGTATGTTGTTAAAGCATTGAATTCCATTGGATATAATGAGCGACCACTAAAAATTTTATTTGCGCCGGACGAAGAGGGGCTACACCATTTTACAAATGTGGCAGATCTTATTAAGGAGAATTCAAAACATTGTCTTTTTGCATTGAATATGGAAACTGGTCTCATGGATAACGGTTTGGCAGTAGGAAGAAAAGGTCGTTTGGGCATTGACGTATTTGTCAAGGGAAGGTCAGCGCATGCTGGAGCAGCATTCTTGGACGGGATTAGTTCTATTGAGGAAATGGCGCATAAAGTACTTGCATTTCAATCATTAACAGATATTGAAAAAGGGACTACCGTTAATACCGGGGTTATAAAAGGCGGTACCATTCCCAACGCAGTCCCGGCAGAGTGTATGTGCCAATTAGATATTCGCTTTAAAACAGTAAAAGAATTGAATCGAGTTAAAGAGGCTGTAAGACAAATTTGCGAAAAGAACTACGTAGGAGGAACAAGTTGCACATATACGGAATTGAATTTATTTACTCCTCTTGAAACTGATCACAAAATTATGGCATTATATGATTTTATGGCTGATGTAGCCCGAAAATATAATTATCCCGATACAACACCTGTGCAAGTTGGTGGCTGTTCGGATGCTACCTTTATACAACAAGCGGGAACGCCTGTGTTGTGTTCTTGTGGCGTGAGAGGAAATTGGAACCATACGCTTCGGGAATTTGCTGTCGTAAGCTCTCTTTATGACAGGGTTAAGTGGTTTACAGCCGCTATTGTTGATGCAGGAGCTTTGAATTTTTAA
- a CDS encoding nucleoside recognition domain-containing protein, with product MGQSEGIVNKEHNPNIIGLFMAGAKKGFYLCAEIVTPALILAYVLVQFLTITGLMVIIGNLVAPLMAVFGLPGEAIVALIAAFFAKAAGVATVATMVETGQLTALQATILFPAVITMGTLLAGFVRVIIVAEVNEKWHNLLLFLPIFDAFISMWLMRVFLMMIGI from the coding sequence ATGGGACAGTCAGAGGGCATAGTCAATAAAGAACATAATCCCAATATAATAGGGCTGTTTATGGCAGGAGCTAAAAAGGGCTTTTATTTATGTGCAGAAATTGTGACGCCTGCGTTAATTTTGGCGTACGTTCTGGTTCAATTTTTAACTATTACGGGGTTAATGGTAATTATTGGGAATCTGGTGGCGCCGCTCATGGCTGTATTTGGATTGCCTGGAGAAGCAATTGTAGCATTAATAGCGGCCTTTTTTGCTAAGGCGGCAGGCGTCGCCACTGTAGCGACTATGGTTGAAACAGGACAATTAACAGCGCTGCAGGCGACTATACTGTTTCCCGCCGTTATCACCATGGGGACATTATTGGCAGGTTTTGTTCGAGTCATCATCGTAGCTGAGGTGAATGAAAAATGGCATAATCTTTTATTGTTTTTGCCTATTTTTGATGCATTTATATCTATGTGGCTTATGCGAGTGTTTTTGATGATGATAGGAATATAA
- a CDS encoding nucleoside recognition domain-containing protein — MNKQERSKLTWKSWFSLMLLVVAFSGIFTHSDSPLRAVDFQVLIGNFGHIGQGDTFIGKGGTGASGGFLFALTLFPTVMFSLGLINVAEHLGALLAAEKVFKYILKPLMGIPGTTGLAFVSSFTSTDAAAVMTKNLSDNNLITDDERAIFASYQIAGSGLISNIFGSGAALIPICICPIGIVIASIFIVKVIGANVVRGYILIKKKHQFAKKGAT, encoded by the coding sequence ATGAATAAACAAGAGCGGAGTAAGTTAACATGGAAAAGTTGGTTCTCCCTTATGCTTTTGGTAGTCGCTTTTTCTGGTATTTTTACTCATTCTGATTCGCCGTTAAGAGCTGTTGACTTTCAGGTTCTTATCGGAAATTTTGGTCATATCGGACAAGGGGATACTTTCATTGGAAAGGGAGGAACAGGAGCTAGTGGCGGATTCCTTTTTGCATTAACATTATTTCCAACAGTGATGTTTTCTTTGGGGCTAATTAATGTTGCGGAACATTTAGGCGCATTGCTTGCAGCGGAAAAGGTATTTAAGTATATCCTAAAGCCACTGATGGGTATCCCTGGAACGACAGGGTTAGCATTCGTCAGTAGTTTTACTAGTACGGACGCAGCAGCGGTAATGACTAAAAATTTATCAGATAACAACTTGATTACAGATGACGAACGAGCCATTTTCGCTTCATATCAGATTGCAGGATCCGGGCTGATCAGTAATATTTTTGGTAGCGGCGCCGCACTTATTCCTATTTGTATTTGCCCTATTGGAATTGTTATTGCGAGCATTTTTATCGTTAAAGTTATTGGGGCCAATGTCGTCCGCGGTTATATTCTCATTAAAAAGAAGCATCAATTTGCCAAGAAAGGGGCGACATAA
- a CDS encoding glycyl-radical enzyme activating protein, protein MMPSNGKILQLQNFSVNDGEGLRTTIFFSGCPLRCQWCANSEGYTSGNKILYISSRCVSCGRCKEVCPEGVGIDLNTPDERKKCTACGKCTAVCLEKARKNTTTEVTVEEVIKQLESQMQFFYGSRGGVTYSGGECTMQPVFLNELVNAVYDLGLNQAIETSGYFSLAEMEETFAKLDLVFIDIKLMDSAKHRFFTGVDNDLILNNISRLGEKRKGIVVRVPTIVGVNADIDNIRATAKFVRNNVQDPCMELLPYHHYGEDKFKQLGMDRDFSRFDTPDRDYMNSLVTVIENEGVRVISYK, encoded by the coding sequence ATGATGCCTTCTAACGGGAAAATTTTGCAACTCCAGAACTTTTCCGTCAATGATGGCGAAGGATTAAGGACAACGATATTTTTTTCCGGTTGTCCTCTTCGCTGTCAGTGGTGTGCGAATTCAGAAGGGTACACTTCTGGGAATAAGATTCTGTATATCTCTTCCCGTTGCGTTTCCTGTGGACGGTGTAAGGAGGTATGTCCGGAAGGTGTAGGAATTGATTTGAATACTCCTGACGAACGCAAGAAATGCACCGCTTGCGGAAAGTGTACCGCAGTTTGTTTGGAAAAGGCCAGGAAAAATACAACTACTGAGGTTACGGTAGAAGAAGTAATTAAACAATTGGAATCGCAAATGCAATTTTTTTACGGATCCAGAGGTGGAGTAACTTATTCTGGTGGAGAGTGTACGATGCAGCCCGTATTTTTGAATGAGCTGGTTAATGCCGTTTACGATTTAGGTTTAAACCAGGCAATAGAAACGAGCGGCTACTTTTCATTGGCTGAGATGGAAGAAACCTTTGCTAAACTGGATTTAGTTTTCATAGATATAAAATTGATGGATTCAGCTAAGCATAGATTTTTTACAGGTGTCGATAATGATCTGATCTTGAATAACATCTCGCGATTGGGGGAAAAAAGGAAAGGAATTGTGGTTAGAGTCCCTACTATTGTAGGTGTTAATGCGGATATTGATAATATCCGAGCAACCGCTAAATTTGTCAGAAATAATGTACAAGACCCTTGCATGGAATTGTTGCCTTACCATCATTATGGAGAAGATAAATTCAAACAATTAGGAATGGATCGTGATTTTTCTCGTTTTGATACACCGGATAGAGACTACATGAATTCCTTGGTTACAGTAATAGAAAATGAAGGAGTACGTGTCATCTCGTATAAATGA